The following are encoded together in the Mugil cephalus isolate CIBA_MC_2020 chromosome 18, CIBA_Mcephalus_1.1, whole genome shotgun sequence genome:
- the arhgap29a gene encoding rho GTPase-activating protein 29 isoform X4, translating into MSSGVNFKEVNEENKQKLFGEIYTAIDTLAFTFGNVVSDFLMGDVENGSVLGLPLTKRSRSFENLSVESGGSGPEKDDPPGPSPPVRVEEVDRTLQHQDSGVESALLYAKSWSKYTKELLAWVEKRLSADIECAKSYAKMAETSKTLASQQEFMPFREIYMMAFKNDIEYSQLVLHTAAVLQSNKFVQPLLARKNELDKLRKEVKEQWQREQKKMHEADSALRKARLLQAQRQEEYEKAKVSTSRLEEEHTGGGGGAATAKQLEKRRRLEEEASQKAEEAREHCKACQVDVGVKRVDLANTKSEIITQIREMVSQCDLTLKAVTVNWFQLQQAQVVSLPVNHQSLCENSKLYEPGQRYIDFVRSLPTDSSRTEPHSSDSVTQNMGITFNKHLLSSTHSSHSHHSATSDVLSGDEVDGSVHTQHAKVAERRSNGSTDIQAARIQTPFRSWASTSQGGGMCSDSESAGGSSESRSMDSPTASPGDFKRRLPRTPSTGTMSSADDLDERELPSPSDNGLNEMIIETASSPGPFRNTQMSKAAQTHKLRKLRAPSKCRECDSLVVFHGAECEECSLACHKKCLETLAIQCGHKKLQGRLHLFGIDFTQAAKNSKDGIPFIIRKCTSEIENRALNIKGIYRVNGAKSRVEKLCQAFENGKDLVELSELYPHDISNVLKLYLRQLPEPLILFRYYNDFIGLAKESQSIIVEELEAFRLRPTPVTPSQVSVDLNRVLFKIKDLLKQLPPAHYKTLQFLIEHLHRVSERSEENKMTASNLGIIFGPTLIKPRQADAEVSLSSLVDYPYQALIVELLVRHYEMIFDTPLSPLNSPTEVDCHHPDTRLTHQEKEQLSRHSKSLGDIKEQSSKVYKRHSSIIPSSHLLAEVQEAIPSIDGSDFEPADELDSDTVLSSSVPKRAERGLSRSQHITVTRVQLRHPRNKLSSRPASMPAERLLNRGQVDEQNVRNSADKDDGRGGSFDQAIEEVDETENTKLRAGTHYRSTFIDTQTLRRTWDKQYKHEITSRTVRIVASSSTESTAVEANNLSTSVPSAFSVGTTESSISAIYPNRPYTVAVRPSRTLRKEDNITKYSPVATAFRAPRTLQPPPGTFYKPPSGSKAKVLSKDCPLANSAEEEEEEEEEDDDDDDEDEELGIEIEVSVDEPLEEDIEVEQAAMSQSPSSSPEELGQNQNKPVYQRLRPRRLQEVEHREAHFV; encoded by the exons TCCTTTGAGAACCTTTCTGTGGAATCTGGAGGATCCGGTCCTGAGAAAGATGATCCGCCAG GCCCGTCTCCGCCGGTTCGAGTGGAAGAGGTGGACAGGACGCTGCAGCACCAGGACAGCGGGGTGGAGTCGGCCCTGCTCTACGCCAAGTCATGGTCCAAGTACACCAAAGAGCTGCTGGCATGGGTGGAGAAGCGTCTCAGTGCAG ATATTGAGTGTGCAAAAAGTTACGCCAAAATGGCAGAAACTTCCAAGACACTTGCTAGTCAACAG GAGTTCATGCCTTTCCGCGAGATCTACATGATGGCTTTTAAGAATGACATCGAATACAGCCAGCTGGTACTTCACACTGCTGCAGTACTCCAAAGCAACAAATTTGTGCAG CCTCTCCTGGCCAGAAAGAATGAGCTGGACAAACTGCGAAAAGAGGTCAAGGAGCAGTGGCagagagagcaaaagaaaaTG cacgAAGCGGACAGCGCTCTGAGGAAGGCCCGGCTGCTGCAGGCCCAGCGGCAGGAGGAGTACGAGAAAGCCAAGGTGAGCACCAGCcgtctggaggaggagcacactggaggaggaggaggagcagcgacAGCCAAACAGCTAGAGAAGAGGCgccggctggaggaggaggcctcgCAGAAG GCTGAGGAGGCCAGGGAGCACTGCAAAGCATGTCAGGTCGACGTCGGGGTGAAGAGAGTCGATCTGGCCAACACCAAGAGCGAGATCATCACTCAGATCAGAGAAATGGTCTCCCAGTGTGACCTCACCCTCAAGGCT GTTACCGTCAACTGGTTTCAGCTCCAACAGGCTCAGGTTGTGTCTCTACCTGTCAACCACCAGAGCCTGTGTGAAAATTCCAAGCTGTACGAGCCTGGCCAGCGCTACATCGACTTTGTCAGGAGTTTGCCCACCGACAGCTCTCGAACGGAGCCTCactcctctgactctgtcacGCAGAACATGGG GATAACTTTCAACAAGCACTTGCTTAGTAGCACCCACTCCTCCCACAGCCACCACTCCGCGACCTCCGACGTCCTTAGCGGAGACGAAGTGGACGGCTCCGTTCACACTCAGCACGCCAAGGTTGCAGAAAGGCGCTCAAATGGCAGCACCGACATCCAAG CAGCTCGAATCCAGACCCCGTTTCGTTCCTGGGCCTCTACCAGTCAAGGCGGAGGGATGTGCAGCGACTCAGAAAGTGCTGGAGGGAGCAGCGAGTCCCGGTCCATGGACTCACCCACTGCAAGCCCAG GAGACTTCAAGAGGAGATTACCCAGAACCCCCTCCACTGGCACCATGTCGTCTGCTGATGACCTGGATGAGAGGGAGCTTCCCTCACCCTCCGATAATG GGTTAAATGAGATGATAATAGAGACGGCCAGCTCCCCAGGACCGTTCAGGAACACCCAGATGTCCAAAGCAGCTCAAACCCACAAGCTGAGGAAGCTCAGAGCGCCCTCCAAGTGCCGTGAGTGCGACAGCCTGGTGGTGTTTCATGGAGCAGAGTGTGAGGAG TGTTCGTTGGCCTGTCATAAGAAATGTTTGGAAACCCTGGCCATCCAGTGTGGCCACAAGAAACTCCAAGGAAGGCTTCACCTGTTCGGCATCGACTTCACACAGGCAGCTAAGAACAGCAAGGACGGCATCCCGTTCATCATACGGAAGTGTACATCAGAAATTGAGAACAGAGCTCTCAACATCAAG GGTATCTACCGCGTGAATGGTGCGAAGTCCCGGGTAGAGAAGTTGTGCCAGGCTTTTGAGAATGGAAAGGACTTGGTGGAGCTCTCTGAACTTTATCCCCATGACATTAGCAACGTGCTCAAACTCTACCTGAGACAG CTTCCAGAGCCGCTCATCCTGTTCcgctactataatgactttattgGTTTGGCGAAGGAAAGCCAGAGCATCATTGTGGAGGAGCTTGAGGCATTCCGGCTTAGACCTACCCCCGTCACCCCGTCCCAGGTCAGCGTGGATCTCAACCGAGTCCTGTTCAAGATCAAGGATCTGCTGAAGCAGCTGCCGCCGGCTCATTACAAGACGCTTCAGTTCCTCATAGAGCATCTTCATCG GGTTTCCGAGCGATCAGAAGAGAATAAGATGACAGCCAGCAACCTGGGTATCATCTTTGGTCCGACACTGATCAAGCCGAGGCAGGCCGATGCTGAAGTTTCCCTTTCCTCCCTGGTGGATTACCCCTATCAGGCGCTCATTGTGGAGCTCCTGGTCAGACACTACGAGATGATCTTCGACACCCCTCTCAGTCCTCTAAACTCGCCCACGGAGGTTGATTGCCACCACCCCGACACCCGTCTCACCCACCAAGAGAAGGAGCAGCTGAGCAGGCACTCAAAGTCTCTCGGAGACATTAAGGAG CAGAGCTCTAAGGTGTATAAGAGACATTCCTCTATAATTCCTTCATCACACTTATTGGCTGAGGTTCAGGAGGCCATACCAAGCATTGATGGAAGTGACTTTGAACCTG CTGATGAATTGGATTCAGACACGGTTCTGTCATCAAGCGTCCCGAAACGTGCCGAGCGGGGCCTCAGTCGCTCGCAGCACATCACGGTCACCAGGGTCCAGCTTCGGCACCCTCGGAACAAGCTCTCCTCTCGGCCTGCCAGTATGCCGGCTGAGCGGTTGCTCAATCGAGGCCAGGTGGACGAGCAAAACGTCCGCAACAGCGCCGACAAAGACGATGGCAGAGGAGGAAGTTTTGACCAGGCAATCGAAGAGGTGGACGAGACCGAGAATACTAAGCTGCGAGCGGGCACACATTACAGGAGCACGTTCATTGACACCCAGACGTTACGCAGGACTTGGGACAAACAGTACAAGCATGAAATTACCTCCAGGACTGTTAGAATTGTGGCCAGCTCGTCCACAGAGAGTACAGCAGTGGAAGCCAACAACTTGTCAACTTCTGTGCCATCAGCCTTCTCAGTTGGGACCACAGAGAGCTCTATTAGCGCCATCTACCCCAACAGACCGTACACAGTCGCAGTGCGACCGAGCAGGACTTTAAGAAAGGAGGACAATATAACGAAGTACAGCCCCGTTGCCACAGCCTTCAGGGCTCCCAGAACTCTCCAGCCTCCCCCAGGAACCTTCTACAAGCCTCCATCAGGGAGCAAAGCTAAAGTGCTGTCCAAGGACTGTCCGTTAGCCAACAgcgcagaggaagaagaagaagaagaagaagaggacgacgatgacgacgatgaGGATGAGGAACTGGGGATAGAGATAGAGGTGTCTGTAGATGAGCCTCTTGAGGAGGACATTGAGGTTGAGCAGGCAGCAATGTCTCAGTCTCCCAGTTCTAGCCCCGAGGAGCTGGGCCAGAACCAGAACAAACCAGTGTACCAGAGACTAAGGCCCAGGCGCCTCCAAGAGGTAGAGCACAGAGAGGCTCATTTTGTTTGA
- the arhgap29a gene encoding rho GTPase-activating protein 29 isoform X5, which translates to MGDVENGSVLGLPLTKRSRSFENLSVESGGSGPEKDDPPGPSPPVRVEEVDRTLQHQDSGVESALLYAKSWSKYTKELLAWVEKRLSADIECAKSYAKMAETSKTLASQQEFMPFREIYMMAFKNDIEYSQLVLHTAAVLQSNKFVQPLLARKNELDKLRKEVKEQWQREQKKMHEADSALRKARLLQAQRQEEYEKAKVSTSRLEEEHTGGGGGAATAKQLEKRRRLEEEASQKAEEAREHCKACQVDVGVKRVDLANTKSEIITQIREMVSQCDLTLKAVTVNWFQLQQAQVVSLPVNHQSLCENSKLYEPGQRYIDFVRSLPTDSSRTEPHSSDSVTQNMGITFNKHLLSSTHSSHSHHSATSDVLSGDEVDGSVHTQHAKVAERRSNGSTDIQAARIQTPFRSWASTSQGGGMCSDSESAGGSSESRSMDSPTASPGDFKRRLPRTPSTGTMSSADDLDERELPSPSDNGLNEMIIETASSPGPFRNTQMSKAAQTHKLRKLRAPSKCRECDSLVVFHGAECEECSLACHKKCLETLAIQCGHKKLQGRLHLFGIDFTQAAKNSKDGIPFIIRKCTSEIENRALNIKGIYRVNGAKSRVEKLCQAFENGKDLVELSELYPHDISNVLKLYLRQLPEPLILFRYYNDFIGLAKESQSIIVEELEAFRLRPTPVTPSQVSVDLNRVLFKIKDLLKQLPPAHYKTLQFLIEHLHRVSERSEENKMTASNLGIIFGPTLIKPRQADAEVSLSSLVDYPYQALIVELLVRHYEMIFDTPLSPLNSPTEVDCHHPDTRLTHQEKEQLSRHSKSLGDIKEQSSKVYKRHSSIIPSSHLLAEVQEAIPSIDGSDFEPADELDSDTVLSSSVPKRAERGLSRSQHITVTRVQLRHPRNKLSSRPASMPAERLLNRGQVDEQNVRNSADKDDGRGGSFDQAIEEVDETENTKLRAGTHYRSTFIDTQTLRRTWDKQYKHEITSRTVRIVASSSTESTAVEANNLSTSVPSAFSVGTTESSISAIYPNRPYTVAVRPSRTLRKEDNITKYSPVATAFRAPRTLQPPPGTFYKPPSGSKAKVLSKDCPLANSAEEEEEEEEEDDDDDDEDEELGIEIEVSVDEPLEEDIEVEQAAMSQSPSSSPEELGQNQNKPVYQRLRPRRLQEVEHREAHFV; encoded by the exons TCCTTTGAGAACCTTTCTGTGGAATCTGGAGGATCCGGTCCTGAGAAAGATGATCCGCCAG GCCCGTCTCCGCCGGTTCGAGTGGAAGAGGTGGACAGGACGCTGCAGCACCAGGACAGCGGGGTGGAGTCGGCCCTGCTCTACGCCAAGTCATGGTCCAAGTACACCAAAGAGCTGCTGGCATGGGTGGAGAAGCGTCTCAGTGCAG ATATTGAGTGTGCAAAAAGTTACGCCAAAATGGCAGAAACTTCCAAGACACTTGCTAGTCAACAG GAGTTCATGCCTTTCCGCGAGATCTACATGATGGCTTTTAAGAATGACATCGAATACAGCCAGCTGGTACTTCACACTGCTGCAGTACTCCAAAGCAACAAATTTGTGCAG CCTCTCCTGGCCAGAAAGAATGAGCTGGACAAACTGCGAAAAGAGGTCAAGGAGCAGTGGCagagagagcaaaagaaaaTG cacgAAGCGGACAGCGCTCTGAGGAAGGCCCGGCTGCTGCAGGCCCAGCGGCAGGAGGAGTACGAGAAAGCCAAGGTGAGCACCAGCcgtctggaggaggagcacactggaggaggaggaggagcagcgacAGCCAAACAGCTAGAGAAGAGGCgccggctggaggaggaggcctcgCAGAAG GCTGAGGAGGCCAGGGAGCACTGCAAAGCATGTCAGGTCGACGTCGGGGTGAAGAGAGTCGATCTGGCCAACACCAAGAGCGAGATCATCACTCAGATCAGAGAAATGGTCTCCCAGTGTGACCTCACCCTCAAGGCT GTTACCGTCAACTGGTTTCAGCTCCAACAGGCTCAGGTTGTGTCTCTACCTGTCAACCACCAGAGCCTGTGTGAAAATTCCAAGCTGTACGAGCCTGGCCAGCGCTACATCGACTTTGTCAGGAGTTTGCCCACCGACAGCTCTCGAACGGAGCCTCactcctctgactctgtcacGCAGAACATGGG GATAACTTTCAACAAGCACTTGCTTAGTAGCACCCACTCCTCCCACAGCCACCACTCCGCGACCTCCGACGTCCTTAGCGGAGACGAAGTGGACGGCTCCGTTCACACTCAGCACGCCAAGGTTGCAGAAAGGCGCTCAAATGGCAGCACCGACATCCAAG CAGCTCGAATCCAGACCCCGTTTCGTTCCTGGGCCTCTACCAGTCAAGGCGGAGGGATGTGCAGCGACTCAGAAAGTGCTGGAGGGAGCAGCGAGTCCCGGTCCATGGACTCACCCACTGCAAGCCCAG GAGACTTCAAGAGGAGATTACCCAGAACCCCCTCCACTGGCACCATGTCGTCTGCTGATGACCTGGATGAGAGGGAGCTTCCCTCACCCTCCGATAATG GGTTAAATGAGATGATAATAGAGACGGCCAGCTCCCCAGGACCGTTCAGGAACACCCAGATGTCCAAAGCAGCTCAAACCCACAAGCTGAGGAAGCTCAGAGCGCCCTCCAAGTGCCGTGAGTGCGACAGCCTGGTGGTGTTTCATGGAGCAGAGTGTGAGGAG TGTTCGTTGGCCTGTCATAAGAAATGTTTGGAAACCCTGGCCATCCAGTGTGGCCACAAGAAACTCCAAGGAAGGCTTCACCTGTTCGGCATCGACTTCACACAGGCAGCTAAGAACAGCAAGGACGGCATCCCGTTCATCATACGGAAGTGTACATCAGAAATTGAGAACAGAGCTCTCAACATCAAG GGTATCTACCGCGTGAATGGTGCGAAGTCCCGGGTAGAGAAGTTGTGCCAGGCTTTTGAGAATGGAAAGGACTTGGTGGAGCTCTCTGAACTTTATCCCCATGACATTAGCAACGTGCTCAAACTCTACCTGAGACAG CTTCCAGAGCCGCTCATCCTGTTCcgctactataatgactttattgGTTTGGCGAAGGAAAGCCAGAGCATCATTGTGGAGGAGCTTGAGGCATTCCGGCTTAGACCTACCCCCGTCACCCCGTCCCAGGTCAGCGTGGATCTCAACCGAGTCCTGTTCAAGATCAAGGATCTGCTGAAGCAGCTGCCGCCGGCTCATTACAAGACGCTTCAGTTCCTCATAGAGCATCTTCATCG GGTTTCCGAGCGATCAGAAGAGAATAAGATGACAGCCAGCAACCTGGGTATCATCTTTGGTCCGACACTGATCAAGCCGAGGCAGGCCGATGCTGAAGTTTCCCTTTCCTCCCTGGTGGATTACCCCTATCAGGCGCTCATTGTGGAGCTCCTGGTCAGACACTACGAGATGATCTTCGACACCCCTCTCAGTCCTCTAAACTCGCCCACGGAGGTTGATTGCCACCACCCCGACACCCGTCTCACCCACCAAGAGAAGGAGCAGCTGAGCAGGCACTCAAAGTCTCTCGGAGACATTAAGGAG CAGAGCTCTAAGGTGTATAAGAGACATTCCTCTATAATTCCTTCATCACACTTATTGGCTGAGGTTCAGGAGGCCATACCAAGCATTGATGGAAGTGACTTTGAACCTG CTGATGAATTGGATTCAGACACGGTTCTGTCATCAAGCGTCCCGAAACGTGCCGAGCGGGGCCTCAGTCGCTCGCAGCACATCACGGTCACCAGGGTCCAGCTTCGGCACCCTCGGAACAAGCTCTCCTCTCGGCCTGCCAGTATGCCGGCTGAGCGGTTGCTCAATCGAGGCCAGGTGGACGAGCAAAACGTCCGCAACAGCGCCGACAAAGACGATGGCAGAGGAGGAAGTTTTGACCAGGCAATCGAAGAGGTGGACGAGACCGAGAATACTAAGCTGCGAGCGGGCACACATTACAGGAGCACGTTCATTGACACCCAGACGTTACGCAGGACTTGGGACAAACAGTACAAGCATGAAATTACCTCCAGGACTGTTAGAATTGTGGCCAGCTCGTCCACAGAGAGTACAGCAGTGGAAGCCAACAACTTGTCAACTTCTGTGCCATCAGCCTTCTCAGTTGGGACCACAGAGAGCTCTATTAGCGCCATCTACCCCAACAGACCGTACACAGTCGCAGTGCGACCGAGCAGGACTTTAAGAAAGGAGGACAATATAACGAAGTACAGCCCCGTTGCCACAGCCTTCAGGGCTCCCAGAACTCTCCAGCCTCCCCCAGGAACCTTCTACAAGCCTCCATCAGGGAGCAAAGCTAAAGTGCTGTCCAAGGACTGTCCGTTAGCCAACAgcgcagaggaagaagaagaagaagaagaagaggacgacgatgacgacgatgaGGATGAGGAACTGGGGATAGAGATAGAGGTGTCTGTAGATGAGCCTCTTGAGGAGGACATTGAGGTTGAGCAGGCAGCAATGTCTCAGTCTCCCAGTTCTAGCCCCGAGGAGCTGGGCCAGAACCAGAACAAACCAGTGTACCAGAGACTAAGGCCCAGGCGCCTCCAAGAGGTAGAGCACAGAGAGGCTCATTTTGTTTGA